One region of Carya illinoinensis cultivar Pawnee chromosome 8, C.illinoinensisPawnee_v1, whole genome shotgun sequence genomic DNA includes:
- the LOC122319251 gene encoding uncharacterized protein LOC122319251 — MVEMSSCPSNSIVYNDSLCACPPGQLLNRTAKYCTLFVADYTITTDSGVEYSIGFPASFFDFDSIRKFTQSQAVFLEATLVMLLSWLCFCFFLRFMKLGDGRNVWFKIRWRISRLDICFSTRHWLNDQKVVVKRKTELGGMFSIASWILFIGLFAALIYQIISKRSVEVHNVRATNAPDLASFVNDMEFNITTLSSMSCSQLRNLDTLVMGNPGSFDQRFASLSEFANYSCHNTSQGPTITIRCSSCKFIQDNLYLSWHFIDLPNNPATAVGFRFNLTARNQNNKKYVSFVCGTVKNGSSVDDKPVTFRGRVSNILKFNLFPRLYHNLHDLRLMQPLFHEFLPGSSFHETSQLQASLQNSNDGLINITLSINLLSAYIVEISNQNMGGPVSFLADLGGLYCISFGIFFYLLVQFEYRIKRLRNEDSILRKIRNRRKAQERWDKLRKYVMYTWGRGTLDYESPKEKSSCGGVMALSVRRNRSSLKRGQPKKLDSITFNKKHSLPSEPVKGEVLGSTNVVKQHSVSSSEGVSSEARAFLVADDIIPPPPILELKPSSEMDMSDVHENLRSLYEYNVMLREKLAATQSLLHVLATKSSSPVTENIT, encoded by the exons atggtagaGATGTCGTCATGCCCTTCAAACTCTATTGTCTACAATGACAGCCTCTGCGCGTGTCCTCCCGGTCAACTCCTGAATCGAACGGCCAAATATTGCACCCTCTTCGTGGCCGATTACACCATTACCACCGACTCCGGCGTTGAGTACTCCATTGGCTTCCCGGCGAGCTTCTTCGACTTCGACTCCATCAGGAAGTTCACGCAGTCCCAGGCTGTTTTCCTCGAGGCCACACTGGTCATGCTGCTCTCCTGGCTCTGCTTCTGTTTCTTCTTGCGGTTCATGAAGCTTGGGGATGGCAGAAACGTCTGGTTCAAGATCAGGTGGAGGATTAGCAGACTGGACATTTGCTTTTCCACTAGGCATTGGCTG AATGACCAGAAGGTAGTTGTGAAGCGGAAGACAGAACTCGGTGGAATGTTTTCAATAGCAAGTTGGATACTCTTCATTGGTTTGTTCGCTGC GCTGATTTACCAAATAATATCAAAGAGATCTGTTGAGGTGCACAATGTCAGAGCAACAAATGCACCTGACTTAGCCTCCTTTGTCAATGACATGGAATTTAATATCACCACTCTTTCTAGTATGAGCTGTTCTCAGTTACGTAATCTTGATACTTTGGTTATGGGGAATCCTGGCTCTTTTGACCAAAGATTTGCTTCTCTCTCAGAATTTGCAAATTACTCGTGTCATAACACGAGTCAGGGGCCAACTATAACTATTAGGTGTAGCAGTTGCAAATTCATCCAAGACAATTTGTACCTATCTTGGCACTTCATTGATCTTCCCAATAATCCAGCAACTGCTGTTGGATTCCGGTTCAACCTTACTGCTAGGAATCAAAATAACAAGAAATATGTGAGCTTTGTATGTGGGACAGTAAAAAATGGAAGCAGTGTTGATGATAAACCAGTAACATTCAGAGGGAGGGTTTCAAACATTTTGAAATTCAATTTATTTCCACGGCTTTACCATAATCTACATGATCTGAGGCTCATGCAGCCTCTATTTCATGAATTTCTCCCTGGTTCATCATTTCATGAAACTAGTCAGCTCCAAGCCTCCCTTCAAAACTCCAATGATGGGCTAATCAACATCACATTGTCTATAAACCTTCTCTCTGCCTATATTGTTGAGATCAGCAATCAAAATATGGGGGGTCCAG TAAGCTTCCTCGCGGATCTTGGTGGTCTATATTGCATCAGCTTTGGCATTTTCTTCTATCTTTTGGTGCAA TTCGAGTACAGGATAAAAAGACTCCGTAATGAAGACAGTATATTACGTAAGATTAGAAATCGGCGAAAGGCTCAAGAGCGCTGGGATAAA TTGAGGAAATATGTAATGTACACTTGGGGCCGGGGTACATTGGACTACGAGAGTCCTAAAGAGAAATCAAGTTGTGGTGGTGTTATGGCTCTATCAGTTCGTAGAAATCGATCATCACTCAAGCGAGGCCAACCAAAAAAATTGGATTCTATCACTTTCAACAAGAAACATAGCTTGCCTAGTGAG CCTGTAAAAGGTGAAGTTCTCGGCTCTACGAATGTTGTGAAACAACATTCTGTCAGTTCAAGTGAGGGAGTTTCCTCTGAGGCTCGAGCATTTTTGGTTGCAGATGATATCATTCCCCCACCACCTATACTAG AATTGAAGCCTAGTTCTGAAATGGATATGTCTGATGTCCACGAGAATCTCAGAAGTTTATACGAGTATAATGTCATGCTGAGAGAAAAGCTCGCGGCTACCCAAAGTTTGCTTCATGTTTTGGCCACAAAATCTTCATCTCCTGTAACAGAGAACATAACTTAG